The Bradyrhizobium sp. CCGB01 genome segment GCCGTGTCGTCGTCGGCAAAGACGTCGCCGACCAAGGCAGCCGCCAGCAAGGCTCCGGCCAAGAAGAGTGCCGGCAAGACTTAGAGAAAGAATTAGAGGTTAAGTGAAACGCAAGAATGACCGTGGCTTTCCCGACCGGGCAGCCATCGTCGCCTTCATCAAGGCAAATCCAGGAAAGGTGGGAACTCGCGAAATTGCGCGCGAGTTCGGCCTGAAGAACGCCGATCGCATCGAGCTCAAGCGCATGTTGCGCGAGCTCGCCGACGACGGGACCATCAAGAAAAAGCGCCACAAGGTTTCAGAGCCGGACGCCCTGCCGTCGACGCTGGTCGCCGACATCACCGGCCGCGACCAGGACGGCGAATTGATCGCCTCCCCCACCGAATGGGACGAGGTCGAAGGCGGCGAGCCCCCCAAGATCCGCATTCAGATGCCGCGCCGGCCAAAGCCGGGCACCGTCGCCGGCGTCCGCGACCGCGTGCTGCTGCGCGTCGAGCCGACCAACGAGACCGAAGGCCCGGCCTATCGCGGACACGTCATCAAGGTCTTCGACAAGACCAGGAGCCGCATCCTCGGCGTGTTCCGCAGCCTGCCCGAGGGCGGCGGACGGCTCGTTCCCGTCGACAAGAAGGCCGCCGACCGCGAGCTGAACATCGCAGCAGCCGATACGTCGGGCGCGCAGGACGGAGACCTCGTCAGCGTCGACATCGTCCGCACGCGCAGCTTTGGCCTCGCCTCCGGCCGCGTGAAGGAGAAGCTCGGCTCGGTCAAGTCGGAGAAGGCGATCAGCCTGATCGCGATCTACGCCCACGACATCCCGCTGCAATTCCCGCCCGCCGCCGAGCGCGAGGCGGAAGCCGCAGAGCCCGCGAACCTGAAGGGCCGCGAGGACTGGCGCGACGTCCCGCTTGTCACCATCGATCCGCCGGATGCCAAGGATCACGACGATGCGGTACATGCGCAAGCAGACGACGACCCGAACAACAAGGGCGGCTTCATCGTCAACGTCGCCATTGCGGATGTGAGCTTCTACGTCCGGCCGGGCACCGCGCTCGACCGTAGCGCGCTCGACCGCGGCAACTCGGTCTATTTCCCCGACCGCGTCGTGCCGATGCTGCCCGAGCGGATCTCGAACAATCTCTGCTCGCTGGTCCCCGGCGAGCCGCGCGGCGCGCTCGCGGTGCGCATGGTGCTCGGCCCCGACGGCCGCAAGCGCTCGCATACGTTCCACCGCATCCTGATGCGCTCGGCCGCCAAGCTGAGCTACGCGCAGGCGCAGGCTGCGATCGACGGCCGGCCCGACGACACCACCGGCCCGCTGCTCGATCCGATCCTGAAGCCGCTCTATGCCGCCTATGCCTGCGCCAAGCGTGCGCGCGACGAGCGCGATCCGCTCAATCTCGACCTGCCCGAGCGCAAGATCCTCCTGAAGAGCGACGGCACGGTCGACCGCGTCGTGGTGCCCGAGCGCCTCGATGCGCATAAGCTGATCGAGGAGTTCATGATCCTCGCCAACGTCGCGGCAGCGGAGATGCTCGAGAAGAAGTCGCTGCCGCTGATCTACCGCGTGCACGACGAGCCGACGCTGGAGAAGGTCCACGCACTCGCGGAGTTTCTGGAGACGCTGGACGTCCCGTTCGCGAAAGGCGGCGCGCTGCGCCCTGCTCTGTTCAACCGCGTGCTGGCGCAGCTCGAAGGCCACGACCACTTCCCGCTGGTGAGCGAGGTGGTGCTGCGGGCGCAGGCACAGGCCGAATATTCCTCCGAGAATTACGGTCATTTCGGCCTGAACCTGCGCCGCTACGCGCATTTCACCTCGCCGATCCGCCGCTATGCCGACCTCGTCGTGCACCGCGCGCTGGTCCGCGCGCTCGGGCTCGGCGAAGGCGCCCTGCCCGACAGCGAGACGCCGGAGAGCCTGGGCGAGGTCGCGGCCCACATCTCGGTGACCGAGCGGCGCGCGATGAAGGCGGAGCGCGAGACCGTCGACCGCCTGATCGCCCATCACCTCGCCGATCGCATCGGCGCGAGCTTTCAGGGCCGCGTCTCCGGCGTCACGCGCGCCGGCCTGTTCGTCAAGCTGAGCGAGACCGGCGCCGACGGCCTGATCCCGATCCGATCCCTCGGCACGGAATATTTCAACTATGACGAGGGTCGCCATGCCCTCGTCGGCACGCGCAGCCGCACCATGTATCAGCTCGGCGACGTCGTTGACGTCCGCCTGATCGAAGCGGCCCCCATCGCGGGTGCGCTACGCTTCGAGTTGCTGTCGTCGGACAGTGAGACCGCGCCGCGCGACCGCCGGCAATCCGGTCCGCAACGCCGCCCCTCGTTCAAGGCGCATCCCGGCCGCAGTCCGGACAGAAAACGCAAGCCGCCGAAGCCAAAATCCGGCAAGGCGAAGAAGAGCAAGGGAAAGAACAAGGGGAAAGGCGGGGGACAGAAGGGCAAGGCATGGTGACGACGAGCACGGCCCCGAAGATCTGGACGCGCGAGACTGGTCTGGTCGAGAAGCGCGACGTCTGGGCTGCGATGAAGCGCGGCTTTCGCAGCCGCTGCCCGCGCTGCGGCGAGGGCAAGCTATTCCGCGCTTTCCTGAAGACGGCGGACAATTGTTCCAGATGCGGCCTCGACTTCACGCCACATCGCGCCGACGATCTGCCGGCCTATCTCGTGATCGTCATCGTCGGCCACATCGTGGTGCCGACCATCTTGTGGATCGAGACCAATTACACCACGCCGGTCTGGCTCAGCTTCGCGGCCTATCTGCCTTTCACCTTCGTCGCCTCGCTCGGGCTGCTGCAGCCGGTGAAGGGAGCCGTGGTCGGCTTGCAATGGGCTCTGCGCATGCACGGCTTTGACGACAACCCTCCGGATGGTATTCCGCCGGTCTAAGCAAATAATCAAAAAGCGTTTGGGTGAGGACATGACGGATACTACGCAGGCAGCCGAAAAGGCCAAGATCCACGAGGGCAAGGAAGCCGACCACCATCCCTATTTCCGCCCGAGGGATGCGGCGACGCTGATCCTGGTCGATCGCAGCGGCAGCATTCCAAAGGTCCTGGTCGGCAAGCGCCACGACAAGGTGGTGTTCATGCCCGGAAAGTTCGTCTTCCCCGGCGGCCGTGTCGACAAGGACGATTATCGCGTGCCGTGCGCGGCACCGATCACGGCCGAGCTCGAAGCCAATCTCGCCAAGGGCAGTCCGAAGACCCCGGCCTCGCGCGCCAAGTCGCTCGCGATTGCCGCGATCCGCGAAGCCTGCGAGGAGACCGGCCTCTGCCTCGGCCGCAAGAGCGAGGGCAAGGCGAAGCTCGAGGGCGCCTGGAAGCCGTTCGCGGATGCGGGCCTGCTGCCCGATCCCTCCAGCCTGTTCCTGATCGCGCGCGCGATCACCCCGCCCGGCCGCGTCAAAAGGTTCGACACGCGCTTCTTCACGGCGGACGCCTCCGCGATCACCCACCGCGTCGAGGGCGTGATCCATGCCGATGCCGAGCTGGTCGAGCTGGTCTGGGTCGAGCTCGGCTCGAAGCCGCTCGCCGATCTGCATCCGATGACGCGCAACGTGCTCAACGAGCTCGACACCCGCCTTGCCACCGGCCCGCTCCGCCACGACGCGCCGGTGCCGTTCTTCCATTTCTACGGCGGCAAGATGCAGAAGGATATTTTGGGCTAACTAATCGTCCGCGTCCGGCTCGGTGCCGACATAATCGCGCGCCGGCAGTTTCAAGACGCGGCCGATCTCGCTGGCGAGCTTGCCCGCATCCTCGCGCCTGGTGAAGCTCTGAAGCGTGATCGGCTCGGTGCCCCTGTTGCCGCAGAGGTTGACGTCGTAGGTCGTC includes the following:
- a CDS encoding NUDIX domain-containing protein translates to MTDTTQAAEKAKIHEGKEADHHPYFRPRDAATLILVDRSGSIPKVLVGKRHDKVVFMPGKFVFPGGRVDKDDYRVPCAAPITAELEANLAKGSPKTPASRAKSLAIAAIREACEETGLCLGRKSEGKAKLEGAWKPFADAGLLPDPSSLFLIARAITPPGRVKRFDTRFFTADASAITHRVEGVIHADAELVELVWVELGSKPLADLHPMTRNVLNELDTRLATGPLRHDAPVPFFHFYGGKMQKDILG
- a CDS encoding DUF983 domain-containing protein, with the protein product MVTTSTAPKIWTRETGLVEKRDVWAAMKRGFRSRCPRCGEGKLFRAFLKTADNCSRCGLDFTPHRADDLPAYLVIVIVGHIVVPTILWIETNYTTPVWLSFAAYLPFTFVASLGLLQPVKGAVVGLQWALRMHGFDDNPPDGIPPV
- the rnr gene encoding ribonuclease R, with the protein product MKRKNDRGFPDRAAIVAFIKANPGKVGTREIAREFGLKNADRIELKRMLRELADDGTIKKKRHKVSEPDALPSTLVADITGRDQDGELIASPTEWDEVEGGEPPKIRIQMPRRPKPGTVAGVRDRVLLRVEPTNETEGPAYRGHVIKVFDKTRSRILGVFRSLPEGGGRLVPVDKKAADRELNIAAADTSGAQDGDLVSVDIVRTRSFGLASGRVKEKLGSVKSEKAISLIAIYAHDIPLQFPPAAEREAEAAEPANLKGREDWRDVPLVTIDPPDAKDHDDAVHAQADDDPNNKGGFIVNVAIADVSFYVRPGTALDRSALDRGNSVYFPDRVVPMLPERISNNLCSLVPGEPRGALAVRMVLGPDGRKRSHTFHRILMRSAAKLSYAQAQAAIDGRPDDTTGPLLDPILKPLYAAYACAKRARDERDPLNLDLPERKILLKSDGTVDRVVVPERLDAHKLIEEFMILANVAAAEMLEKKSLPLIYRVHDEPTLEKVHALAEFLETLDVPFAKGGALRPALFNRVLAQLEGHDHFPLVSEVVLRAQAQAEYSSENYGHFGLNLRRYAHFTSPIRRYADLVVHRALVRALGLGEGALPDSETPESLGEVAAHISVTERRAMKAERETVDRLIAHHLADRIGASFQGRVSGVTRAGLFVKLSETGADGLIPIRSLGTEYFNYDEGRHALVGTRSRTMYQLGDVVDVRLIEAAPIAGALRFELLSSDSETAPRDRRQSGPQRRPSFKAHPGRSPDRKRKPPKPKSGKAKKSKGKNKGKGGGQKGKAW